GCCCTCAAGTCGGTGCTGACCTTGGAGCCCTACGCCAAGACCCTGGTTTTCGACGAGGTCGACTCGGGGGTGGGCGGACGCGTGGCCTCCAGCATCGGCGACAAGCTGGCCCGGCTGGGACGTCATCACCAGGTCTTCTGCGTGACCCATCTCCCCCAGGTGGCTTGCTATGCAGCCCGTCACTTGCTGGTGGGCAAGCAGACCCGCCAGGGACGCACCACCTTGCACATCGAAGTCCTCGATGCTTCCCAGCGGGTGGAAGAGCTGTCGCGCATGCTGGCCGGCGAAACCGTCACCGAAGCCACCCGCCAGCACGCCCGCGAACTGCTGCAGCGGGCCGACAGCGAGAAGACTGAGACGGGAGTGGGGTGACGCCTTGCTGGGACGCCTTCTCATCCTCTTCATTCTCATTCCCGCCGTCGAGCTGATGCTGCTGGTGGAGATCGGCAGGCGCATCGGCACCCTGGCCACCATTGGTCTCATCGTCTTTACGGGAATGCTGGGCGCCTTCCTGGCCCGCCGCCAGGGGCTCAAGGTGTGGAGGCAACTGCAGTCCGAGCTGTCTCAGGGACGTCCGCCTGCTGCTACTTTGGTGGAAGGGGTGCTGATCCTGGTGGCGGGGGCTGTCTTGATGACGCCGGGAGTGCTGACCGACGCTTTCGGCTTCCTGCTCTTGATCCCGCCCTGCCGCCGCGTCCTGCGCAAGTGGCTTTTCGCCTGGTTCGCCAACTCGGTCAAGAAGGGCCGCACCCACGTCTTCGTGCGCTTCCCGGGCTCCGGACGCCCCTCGCCTCCCCCGGGCCAGGGTCCTATCTACGACGTCGACCAGGACGACGTCGAATACGAATCCGACCCCGATCCCGACCCCCGCCACCTCAACGAGGGCTAAGCGCCCGTCGCCTTTGCGACCTCCAGGCCAAAGAATTTTCGCTCGGAACGCAAATTCTGGGAACGATCCCGCAGCAGCTTGCGTCTACACAGACAATCCTACCTGCATAGGACATCTCTAGCGAGCACGGGGAGCGGGCAACCGCTCCCCCATTTTTTGCAGTTTTCTCGATTGGCTGCCAGCATTGGCCATCTCCAGCAAGCACAGGGAAGCGGGCAGCCGCTCTCCCAGTCTATTGGACACAGCATCATGCCCCCATCCTGGTGGGAGGCGCATCCTTGCGGCGATGGAGGGATAGCCT
This is a stretch of genomic DNA from Acidobacteriota bacterium. It encodes these proteins:
- a CDS encoding FxsA family protein, which produces MLGRLLILFILIPAVELMLLVEIGRRIGTLATIGLIVFTGMLGAFLARRQGLKVWRQLQSELSQGRPPAATLVEGVLILVAGAVLMTPGVLTDAFGFLLLIPPCRRVLRKWLFAWFANSVKKGRTHVFVRFPGSGRPSPPPGQGPIYDVDQDDVEYESDPDPDPRHLNEG